The following coding sequences lie in one Notolabrus celidotus isolate fNotCel1 chromosome 20, fNotCel1.pri, whole genome shotgun sequence genomic window:
- the LOC117832009 gene encoding suppressor of cytokine signaling 7-like isoform X1: protein MSDADLSPDFVLMRLVSAAEYDRLDEPDDLMSGGFGPGKSVLGHHGGGFDLDPSGPSPGLGSASPHYSSPLPGKGELDGGLMLTQAPPGSEAPLSPPPPEDFAIAAQRFVDYPVQGGHGSRAQLMVFQNLLRSGDRILECGLEQPPPGFLQEDAEKQRQQLDCGSGPGPGSTTTGPGPGGGRDQNSHCNPSAEENLQPQPQLLQWHPVLRLSKGSDGSQTPQQGIPALDSEPGSVLCHRHRLLTDRLAKWPPGLLEQALRLGLLEPRKTCSSGGEDPVLALARRLGQLSDGREGGGEGGGGCSCHSVLTSGTGSEDPSETSDALLVLEGLGSEEVGGLEEDGDRDMGDTEKVDGMGGGGGTPGGAGPVFSSGTLSGLMRQVHRLAEEAGVCTDQSCRSSLAVLGAAVSLTPCVDPRPSIGTTTPPHSYPSVRTQPTQTGAGLSSFQVSPDSLLSTPPAPSPRPTHQHQSRSQPQSRATTPKLGVASGGMGRCASPLVVLEGELGVAGGREGEKTPRGKSRKGGSLKVRLSKLFRTKSSSGGSGGLLDKRPSLASSTSSGGSLLDVWGSTCSTAEQDGSRLQVRPHSAFSPVPFTPAFTGETVSLVDVDISRRGLNSLHPPTPPPPPRRSLSLLDDFSGPPQQQGPFSERSVGASMQSLPPRPMALPPTLSTIQHSLSLNDTFLRGLPRPIPLRPDGQHPPPRLVPRCPLSRPDTGSFATSLRELEKCGWYWGPMNWEDAEMKLKGKPDGSFLVRDSSDPRYILSLSFRSQGVTHHTRMEHYRGTFSLWCHPKFEDRCHSVVEFIERAIMHSKNGKFLYFLRSRVPGLPPTPVQLLYPVSRFSSVKSLQHLCRFCIRQLVRIDHIQELPLPTPLISYLRKFYYYDPEEEISPPLKERGSEPSSQPGVPSQT from the exons ATGAGTGACGCGGACCTGTCCCCAGACTTCGTCCTGATGCGGCTCGTCTCCGCGGCCGAGTACGACCGGCTGGACGAGCCGGACGACCTGATGTCCGGAGGCTTCGGGCCCGGGAAGTCTGTGCTGGGTCACCACGGCGGCGGCTTTGATCTGGACCCCAGCGGCCCCTCTCCAGGCCTCGGCTCGGCCTCCCCGCACTACAGCTCGCCTCTTCCCGGGAAAGGAGAGCTGGACGGCGGACTGATGCTGACGCAGGCCCCGCCGGGATCCGAGGCTCCTCTGTCTCCACCGCCGCCGGAGGACTTCGCCATAGCGGCCCAAAGGTTTGTTGACTACCCGGTGCAGGGGGGGCACGGGTCGAGGGCGCAGCTGATGGTGTTTCAGAACCTGCTGCGGTCCGGAGACCGGATCCTAGAGTGCGGATTGGAGCAGCCGCCTCCAGGGTTCCTTCAGGAGGATgctgagaaacagagacagcaaCTGGACTGTGGAtcaggtcctggtcctggtAGCACAACAACTGGTCCTGGGCCTGGAGGCGGGAGGGACCAGAACTCACACTGCAACCCCTCTGCAGAGGAAAATCTGCAGCCACAGCCACAGCTTCTCCAGTGGCACCCGGTCCTCAGACTATCTAAGGGGTCTGACGGATCACAGACCCCCCAGCAGGGCATTCCTGCACTGGACTCAGAACCTGGGTCAGTTCTGTGCCACAGACACCGCCTGCTGACAGACCGACTGGCTAAATGGCCCCCAGGCCTGCTGGAACAAGCCCTGCGTCTGGGCCTGCTGGAGCCCAGGAAAACTTGCTCCTCTGGGGGGGAGGACCCAGTTCTGGCTCTGGCGCGGAGGCTGGGCCAGCTGAGtgatgggagggagggaggaggagagggaggtggGGGGTGCTCATGTCACAGTGTGCTGACCTcggggacaggaagtgaggACCCAAGTGAGACCAGTGATGCCTTGCTGGTCCTTGAAGGTCTGGGATCTGAAGAGGTGGGTGGACTGGAGGAGGATGGGGACAGGGACATGGGGGACACTGAGAAAGTAGACGGGatggggggtggaggggggacGCCTGGGGGGGCTGGGCCTGTGTTCTCGAGCGGGACTCTGAGCGGTTTGATGCGGCAGGTCCACAGGCTGGCGGAGGAGGCGGGGGTCTGCACTGATCAGTCCTGCCGGTCCTCTTTGGCGGTCCTGGGTGCTGCAGTATCCCTAACCCCCTGTGTAGACCCCCGGCCCTCCATCGGCACCACCACCCCACCCCACTCATACCCTTCAGTCCGCACGCAGCCCACCCAGACTGGAGCAGGACTCAGCAGCTTCCAGGTGTCCCCTGACTCACTCCTATCCACCCCTCCTGCCCCAAGTCCCCGTCCCACTCACCAGCACCAGTCCCGCTCTCAGCCCCAGAGCCGCGCCACTACCCCTAAACTTGGTGTGGCCTCAGGGGGCATGGGGCGCTGCGCCTCCCCCCTGGTGGTCCTGGAGGGGGAGTTGGGAGTagcaggggggagagagggagagaagacaCCGCGGGGGAAGTCCAGAAAAGGAGGGTCCCTCAAGGTCCGTCTCAGTAAGCTGTTCAGGACCAAGAGCTCTAGTGGGGGGTCCGGGGGACTGCTGGACAAGAGGCCATCCCTTGCGTCGTCCACATCGTCGGGAGGGAGTCTGCTGGACGTGTGGGGGTCTACCTGCAGCACGGCGGAGCAGGACGGCAGCAG GCTGCAGGTCAGACCTCACAGTGCCTTCTCTCCGGTGCCCTTCACTCCTGCGTTCACCG GTGAGACGGTGTCTCTGGTTGATGTGGATATCTCTCGAAGGGGGTTGAACTCGCTTCATCCCCCAACGCCTCCTCCCCCACCCCGACGGAGCCTAAGTCTGCTCg ATGATTTCAGCGGTCCTCCTCAGCAGCAGGGTCCCTTCAGTGAGCGCAGTGTAGGTGCGTCCATGCAGTCTCTACCCCCCCGACCGATGGCCCTGCCTCCCACCCTCAGCACCATCCAACACAGCCTGAGCCTAAacg ACACCTTCCTCAGAGGTTTACCCAGACCCATCCCTCTACGCCCCGATGGACAGCACCCCCCACCAAGACTCGTTCCCCGCTGCCCCCTCAGCCGACCGGACACAGGCAGCTTCGCCACCAGCCTCAGAGAGCTGGAGAAG TGCGGATGGTACTGGGGTCCAATGAACTGGGAGGATGCAGAGATGAAGCTGAAGGGGAAACCTGACGGGTCGTTTTTGGTCCGGGACAGTTCGGACCCGCGGTACATCCTGAGTCTGAGCTTCAGGTCACAGGGAGTCACACACCACACACGCATGGAGCACTAcagag GGACattcagtctgtggtgtcaCCCAAAGTTTGAGGATCGATGTCATTCTGTGGTGGAGTTCATAGAGCGAGCCATCATGCACTCAAAGAACGGAAAGTTCCTCTACTTCCTGCGCTCCAGAGTCCCAG GTCTGCCCCCAACCCCGGTCCAGCTCCTGTACCCTGTCTCCAGGTTCAGCAGTGTCAAGTCTCTGCAGCATCTGTGTCGCTTCTGCATCCGACAGCTGGTCCGCATCGACCACATCCAGGAGCTGCCGCTGCCCAC GCCTCTCATCTCTTACCTGAGGAAGTTTTACTACTACGACCCCGAGGAGGAGATCAGCCCCCCCCTGAAGGAGAGGGGATCAGAGCCAAGCAGCCAGCCGGGGGTCCCGTCTCAAACGTAG
- the LOC117832009 gene encoding suppressor of cytokine signaling 7-like isoform X2, with the protein MSDADLSPDFVLMRLVSAAEYDRLDEPDDLMSGGFGPGKSVLGHHGGGFDLDPSGPSPGLGSASPHYSSPLPGKGELDGGLMLTQAPPGSEAPLSPPPPEDFAIAAQRFVDYPVQGGHGSRAQLMVFQNLLRSGDRILECGLEQPPPGFLQEDAEKQRQQLDCGSGPGPGSTTTGPGPGGGRDQNSHCNPSAEENLQPQPQLLQWHPVLRLSKGSDGSQTPQQGIPALDSEPGSVLCHRHRLLTDRLAKWPPGLLEQALRLGLLEPRKTCSSGGEDPVLALARRLGQLSDGREGGGEGGGGCSCHSVLTSGTGSEDPSETSDALLVLEGLGSEEVGGLEEDGDRDMGDTEKVDGMGGGGGTPGGAGPVFSSGTLSGLMRQVHRLAEEAGVCTDQSCRSSLAVLGAAVSLTPCVDPRPSIGTTTPPHSYPSVRTQPTQTGAGLSSFQVSPDSLLSTPPAPSPRPTHQHQSRSQPQSRATTPKLGVASGGMGRCASPLVVLEGELGVAGGREGEKTPRGKSRKGGSLKVRLSKLFRTKSSSGGSGGLLDKRPSLASSTSSGGSLLDVWGSTCSTAEQDGSRLQVRPHSAFSPVPFTPAFTDDFSGPPQQQGPFSERSVGASMQSLPPRPMALPPTLSTIQHSLSLNDTFLRGLPRPIPLRPDGQHPPPRLVPRCPLSRPDTGSFATSLRELEKCGWYWGPMNWEDAEMKLKGKPDGSFLVRDSSDPRYILSLSFRSQGVTHHTRMEHYRGTFSLWCHPKFEDRCHSVVEFIERAIMHSKNGKFLYFLRSRVPGLPPTPVQLLYPVSRFSSVKSLQHLCRFCIRQLVRIDHIQELPLPTPLISYLRKFYYYDPEEEISPPLKERGSEPSSQPGVPSQT; encoded by the exons ATGAGTGACGCGGACCTGTCCCCAGACTTCGTCCTGATGCGGCTCGTCTCCGCGGCCGAGTACGACCGGCTGGACGAGCCGGACGACCTGATGTCCGGAGGCTTCGGGCCCGGGAAGTCTGTGCTGGGTCACCACGGCGGCGGCTTTGATCTGGACCCCAGCGGCCCCTCTCCAGGCCTCGGCTCGGCCTCCCCGCACTACAGCTCGCCTCTTCCCGGGAAAGGAGAGCTGGACGGCGGACTGATGCTGACGCAGGCCCCGCCGGGATCCGAGGCTCCTCTGTCTCCACCGCCGCCGGAGGACTTCGCCATAGCGGCCCAAAGGTTTGTTGACTACCCGGTGCAGGGGGGGCACGGGTCGAGGGCGCAGCTGATGGTGTTTCAGAACCTGCTGCGGTCCGGAGACCGGATCCTAGAGTGCGGATTGGAGCAGCCGCCTCCAGGGTTCCTTCAGGAGGATgctgagaaacagagacagcaaCTGGACTGTGGAtcaggtcctggtcctggtAGCACAACAACTGGTCCTGGGCCTGGAGGCGGGAGGGACCAGAACTCACACTGCAACCCCTCTGCAGAGGAAAATCTGCAGCCACAGCCACAGCTTCTCCAGTGGCACCCGGTCCTCAGACTATCTAAGGGGTCTGACGGATCACAGACCCCCCAGCAGGGCATTCCTGCACTGGACTCAGAACCTGGGTCAGTTCTGTGCCACAGACACCGCCTGCTGACAGACCGACTGGCTAAATGGCCCCCAGGCCTGCTGGAACAAGCCCTGCGTCTGGGCCTGCTGGAGCCCAGGAAAACTTGCTCCTCTGGGGGGGAGGACCCAGTTCTGGCTCTGGCGCGGAGGCTGGGCCAGCTGAGtgatgggagggagggaggaggagagggaggtggGGGGTGCTCATGTCACAGTGTGCTGACCTcggggacaggaagtgaggACCCAAGTGAGACCAGTGATGCCTTGCTGGTCCTTGAAGGTCTGGGATCTGAAGAGGTGGGTGGACTGGAGGAGGATGGGGACAGGGACATGGGGGACACTGAGAAAGTAGACGGGatggggggtggaggggggacGCCTGGGGGGGCTGGGCCTGTGTTCTCGAGCGGGACTCTGAGCGGTTTGATGCGGCAGGTCCACAGGCTGGCGGAGGAGGCGGGGGTCTGCACTGATCAGTCCTGCCGGTCCTCTTTGGCGGTCCTGGGTGCTGCAGTATCCCTAACCCCCTGTGTAGACCCCCGGCCCTCCATCGGCACCACCACCCCACCCCACTCATACCCTTCAGTCCGCACGCAGCCCACCCAGACTGGAGCAGGACTCAGCAGCTTCCAGGTGTCCCCTGACTCACTCCTATCCACCCCTCCTGCCCCAAGTCCCCGTCCCACTCACCAGCACCAGTCCCGCTCTCAGCCCCAGAGCCGCGCCACTACCCCTAAACTTGGTGTGGCCTCAGGGGGCATGGGGCGCTGCGCCTCCCCCCTGGTGGTCCTGGAGGGGGAGTTGGGAGTagcaggggggagagagggagagaagacaCCGCGGGGGAAGTCCAGAAAAGGAGGGTCCCTCAAGGTCCGTCTCAGTAAGCTGTTCAGGACCAAGAGCTCTAGTGGGGGGTCCGGGGGACTGCTGGACAAGAGGCCATCCCTTGCGTCGTCCACATCGTCGGGAGGGAGTCTGCTGGACGTGTGGGGGTCTACCTGCAGCACGGCGGAGCAGGACGGCAGCAG GCTGCAGGTCAGACCTCACAGTGCCTTCTCTCCGGTGCCCTTCACTCCTGCGTTCACCG ATGATTTCAGCGGTCCTCCTCAGCAGCAGGGTCCCTTCAGTGAGCGCAGTGTAGGTGCGTCCATGCAGTCTCTACCCCCCCGACCGATGGCCCTGCCTCCCACCCTCAGCACCATCCAACACAGCCTGAGCCTAAacg ACACCTTCCTCAGAGGTTTACCCAGACCCATCCCTCTACGCCCCGATGGACAGCACCCCCCACCAAGACTCGTTCCCCGCTGCCCCCTCAGCCGACCGGACACAGGCAGCTTCGCCACCAGCCTCAGAGAGCTGGAGAAG TGCGGATGGTACTGGGGTCCAATGAACTGGGAGGATGCAGAGATGAAGCTGAAGGGGAAACCTGACGGGTCGTTTTTGGTCCGGGACAGTTCGGACCCGCGGTACATCCTGAGTCTGAGCTTCAGGTCACAGGGAGTCACACACCACACACGCATGGAGCACTAcagag GGACattcagtctgtggtgtcaCCCAAAGTTTGAGGATCGATGTCATTCTGTGGTGGAGTTCATAGAGCGAGCCATCATGCACTCAAAGAACGGAAAGTTCCTCTACTTCCTGCGCTCCAGAGTCCCAG GTCTGCCCCCAACCCCGGTCCAGCTCCTGTACCCTGTCTCCAGGTTCAGCAGTGTCAAGTCTCTGCAGCATCTGTGTCGCTTCTGCATCCGACAGCTGGTCCGCATCGACCACATCCAGGAGCTGCCGCTGCCCAC GCCTCTCATCTCTTACCTGAGGAAGTTTTACTACTACGACCCCGAGGAGGAGATCAGCCCCCCCCTGAAGGAGAGGGGATCAGAGCCAAGCAGCCAGCCGGGGGTCCCGTCTCAAACGTAG